In the genome of Neovison vison isolate M4711 chromosome 3, ASM_NN_V1, whole genome shotgun sequence, one region contains:
- the LOC122901807 gene encoding small nuclear ribonucleoprotein G — MSKAHPPELKKFMDKKLSLKLNGGRHVQGILRGFDPFMNLVIDECVEMATSGQQNNIGMVVIRGNSIIMLEALERV; from the coding sequence ATGAGCAAAGCTCATCCTCCCGAACTGAAAAAATTTATGGACAAGAAATTATCATTGAAATTAAATGGTGGCAGACATGTTCAAGGAATATTGCGGGGGTTCGATCCATTTATGAATCTTGTGATAGATGAATGTGTGGAGATGGCAACTAGTGGGCAACAGAACAATATTGGAATGGTGGTAATACGAGGAAATAGTATCATCATGTTAGAAGCCTTAGAACGAGTATAA